The Geoalkalibacter sp. nucleotide sequence CGGCTTTGGGTGAAGATGTCGGCTTTATAGGCTTCCACTGGGTCATATTGATCGGCTTTTGCCGCAATCATGGCAAAACGCCTGTCGATACACTGGGAACACGTTCCGCAATGCGTATGGTGATTGGTCATCTCCCAGGTATGGGTGCAGGTGGTCGATGCCGCGATCATGTCCTGGCATCCGGCCTTGGTGATCACCTCGATGACACCGGCCTTGGTTTTCCAGATGTAGGGATTCTCAATCGTGAACGGTTCGCCAGCCACCAGGCTGATGATTTCCTGAAAACCTCGGATCACCCTGGGGTGGGTGGTGCGTGTTGCCCGGCCGCCGACTACCTGAGCGCAGACCGGCAGATTCAAACTGATGACCCCGTTTTCGTAAAAACGGACGCTTTTCAGATTGAGCATTTTTGCGATGGTCGCCCCGATAGACACATAGAGGAAGGATCGGCTGCGCTGGGTGTACTCGTAGTTCAGCCCCTTGTTCTTGTTGACCCGGACGCCGATGTGTAGCGGGGCGTTTTCCCCAGCCTTGTCGGCAATCATCTTTTCCAGTCGCCGGTGGCGCGTGTTGAGCTTCGGTGTCGATTTGTGGGTAACAAGGACGACCTTGTGTTTTTCATTCAGAACTTCATCGATGGCTCCCGCCAGCGAGTCCAGCCCACCTGAAAACATCACTACCTGTTCCGGATAGCCGAAGAGCCGTCCGTCATCATCAAATTTCAGATATCCCTGGAATGCCTGAGCCTCTTTCAGTTTGACGAACTCGAAGTGATAGTTGTCGTCAGACAAGAAACCAAGCGTGGAGCGCAGCGCCTGGTGGATATCGTCTCCGTTCCAAAAATCTGGCTTCCGCACCGGGATGATGAAGTGCAGATCCCTGCGCCAGCCATGGCCAAAAGAATCGACGTCGTCGGCCCCTCGTGGGATGGCCTGATCGGCACTGTAAACGTAGGTGGCGATTTCGAGCAGGTCCTGGAAAGAATCAGGCACGTCCTTGCTCATCTTTTTGTGGATGTCTTCAATGCGTAGGGTGATCTTGTCCGGCCCATCCTTGCCCCAAAGGCGCAGGCGCAGATCACGGTCAGGATTTTCTTCAATCCCATCGGTCGGTGCGTTCCCACAGATGATATATCGTTTATCTTGCATCGGCTCGCGCTCCTTCTTTTAGCTCGTCCTTCATCTTTTTCAGCGCGTAAGAGGCGAAGCCATTGGAAGACTCCCTGGAGATGTCACCACCTTCTTCGTACCTGTGCTTCGAAAACCAATCTGCTGAAAACTGCTCGACGATCAGGGACGCCTCTTTACAGTGCGTGTTCAGAGCCTTCTCGAATTGTCCCATTTCATTCATGGTGGCAAAGCGCTGGCCCTCGCCCAGATGGGTAGCCAGCGTTTTTGAGAGGAAGTAGTTCATGCTCTCGTTGGTCAGCTTGGCGAAGAAAGTCCGCGACAGCTCTCCGAACTCCCGCTTTTTCCCGAGCGCTGCCAGTGCGGCCCGAACATCATCTGGCCCGGGGGCGAAGAGAGACGGCAGTTTTGGTGAGATGTGCTCTACCAGGGCTCCGACCAATGCACGCTGAGACATTTCACCGAGGTCGGATCGGCCACCGTTGGACTCCAATTTGTTATCCAGGGCCTCGGAGACTGCGGCTGCAAGATCGGGAAGAGATGTATCCTGCGGCAGGTTGACGCCGAGGGATTGGAGATGCTCGCCGAGGTTCTCCTTTTTTGCGGCAATGGCGAGTTGCGTCATCAACCAGACCGCCTCGGTGAACCCCTTATCGTTGAGCACGAAGGTGAATGCTTTATCGGCTGCCCGGATTGTTGCGTTTGCGATTTGGGACACGTCGGCACCGGCCGTGATCAGGCCGACCACCTCTTTCCATGCCCTCGACCTCGGAAGGCTTCCAAGTCTGACGTGCCCCATGTCGATCTCCTTATTTTTCGCGACCCAGCATCGTTATTCGGGCCTCCTGATGACGACGATGCTTCGGGCCTTACGAGCTTCTTTCTTCAGATAGCCTTTCCGTACCAGTTGAGCGATCTGCTCGTGGGCGCTCGCGTGGCTGATACCAAGGACTT carries:
- a CDS encoding 7-cyano-7-deazaguanine synthase, with the translated sequence MQDKRYIICGNAPTDGIEENPDRDLRLRLWGKDGPDKITLRIEDIHKKMSKDVPDSFQDLLEIATYVYSADQAIPRGADDVDSFGHGWRRDLHFIIPVRKPDFWNGDDIHQALRSTLGFLSDDNYHFEFVKLKEAQAFQGYLKFDDDGRLFGYPEQVVMFSGGLDSLAGAIDEVLNEKHKVVLVTHKSTPKLNTRHRRLEKMIADKAGENAPLHIGVRVNKNKGLNYEYTQRSRSFLYVSIGATIAKMLNLKSVRFYENGVISLNLPVCAQVVGGRATRTTHPRVIRGFQEIISLVAGEPFTIENPYIWKTKAGVIEVITKAGCQDMIAASTTCTHTWEMTNHHTHCGTCSQCIDRRFAMIAAKADQYDPVEAYKADIFTQSRSKDEDKIMTAAYLERANQVREQDDITQFIARFSEVSRVFRYLNGNSGKVAQKVYDLYKRHAKEVCDAMDTMVGRNITAIRQRTLPGDCLLRTVYESGSVISVPAIPVEQKQPDNYFRKRGGVWAARFNGNAEVLVTGVDKGAEYINFLLARPNKETSVYEIVCGFAIDSCNAVLNSNETDEGFQVTQGVPLGDTGFVADRKAVEQYRETAHELLREIEEARAENNDAEIQRLENEMTQITAAINEAVGLGGKLRKSNDKRKNIRDAFRSAVNRAITYLEKYDKPLAAHLKESIKCGNEPVYRTEEEIVWEVRPIVNE
- a CDS encoding LexA family protein yields the protein MGKKKVSEITDPQANTLRVICQIIDEKGLPPTVKELSEVLGISHASAHEQIAQLVRKGYLKKEARKARSIVVIRRPE